One part of the Terrimicrobium sacchariphilum genome encodes these proteins:
- a CDS encoding alpha-L-fucosidase, whose translation MSSALRQVHLDFHTSPFIPDVGAEFDAREFAATFRRARVNSVTIFAKCHHGMCYYPTQTGTPHPALNGRDLLGEMLEALREEGIRCPVYTTVAWEENVADLHPEWRQMRADGTFARCENVDPARPPHPGGWRFNDWVHPDYLDYLEAHVRELFSRYGQLDGLFFDILFYDLLAHHSDACRRYRARHGFEADDVETFKRFESHAQASFASRFTKLIRSLSPESSVFYNTPFDVYVDGTGGRQRLPHLTHIEIESLPSGFWGYYHFPRLARGAGRWGKPWVGMTGRFQRMWGDFGGIKPQAALEYECFRSQALGGGNSVGDQLPPRGRLDAAAYDLIGAVYEQCEAAEPFYAGSVELTDIGILSANFPGKDLSATGTSDEGAIQMCEETHYEVSLLDEHSDLSACRGLILPDDVVITPRLYKKLKAYHAAGGKLIISHRSGRDISGRWALDFLPLGFNGMVEKFPTYWRARKDFWPELSASDRVVYSQGVNVFPGKGARVLVDRVLPYFKRTDLTFSSHFQTPPQAEPDRFPAVVSGKGFVYFADPIFREYRQTGNQAARDVWRRIIRDFVGDPLVGAGLPSTMLCIPRRRGRDLILTLLHYVPVRKALEIDVCEERMSFAGESLAFSSSVKEVRRFDTGETLERSADGKCFTLPVTKGRLLLEVPGFFTAKASRPVRAVATKRK comes from the coding sequence ATGTCATCCGCTCTTCGCCAGGTTCATCTCGACTTCCACACCTCGCCGTTCATTCCCGATGTCGGCGCGGAATTCGACGCGCGCGAGTTTGCCGCGACCTTCAGGCGCGCCCGGGTCAATAGCGTGACCATCTTTGCCAAGTGCCACCATGGGATGTGCTATTACCCCACGCAGACCGGCACTCCGCATCCCGCGCTGAATGGCCGCGACCTGCTCGGCGAGATGTTGGAAGCCCTCCGCGAGGAAGGCATTCGCTGCCCCGTCTACACCACCGTGGCGTGGGAGGAAAATGTCGCCGACCTTCACCCGGAGTGGCGGCAAATGCGGGCCGACGGCACCTTTGCCCGTTGTGAGAATGTCGATCCCGCCCGCCCGCCGCATCCCGGCGGATGGAGGTTTAACGACTGGGTGCATCCCGACTATCTCGACTATCTCGAGGCGCACGTGCGCGAACTCTTCTCCCGCTACGGCCAGTTGGACGGGCTTTTCTTCGACATCCTGTTTTACGATCTGCTAGCTCATCACAGCGACGCCTGCCGCCGCTACCGTGCACGCCATGGCTTCGAGGCGGACGATGTCGAGACCTTCAAGCGCTTCGAATCTCACGCCCAGGCCAGCTTCGCCTCCCGCTTCACGAAGCTCATTCGCAGTCTCTCGCCGGAGAGCTCGGTCTTTTACAACACGCCCTTCGATGTCTATGTCGACGGCACCGGCGGCCGCCAGCGCCTGCCCCATCTCACCCATATCGAGATCGAGTCGCTGCCTTCGGGATTCTGGGGGTATTACCATTTCCCACGCCTGGCGCGCGGCGCGGGCCGGTGGGGCAAGCCCTGGGTCGGTATGACCGGTCGCTTCCAGCGCATGTGGGGCGACTTTGGCGGGATCAAGCCCCAGGCCGCGCTGGAGTACGAGTGCTTCCGCTCACAGGCTCTCGGTGGCGGAAATTCCGTCGGCGACCAACTCCCGCCTCGCGGCCGGCTCGATGCTGCGGCCTACGATCTCATCGGCGCGGTCTACGAACAATGCGAAGCCGCCGAGCCGTTCTATGCCGGCAGCGTGGAGCTCACCGATATCGGCATCCTCTCCGCAAACTTCCCCGGCAAGGATCTCTCCGCGACGGGCACGTCGGACGAGGGCGCGATCCAGATGTGTGAGGAGACGCATTACGAGGTCTCGCTCCTCGACGAGCACTCCGACCTCTCAGCCTGCCGCGGCCTCATTCTGCCGGACGATGTGGTCATCACGCCGCGCCTCTACAAGAAGCTCAAGGCCTACCACGCCGCAGGCGGCAAGCTGATCATCTCTCACCGCTCCGGTCGCGACATCTCGGGCCGCTGGGCGCTGGATTTCCTGCCCCTCGGCTTCAATGGCATGGTGGAAAAGTTCCCCACCTACTGGCGGGCGCGCAAGGACTTCTGGCCGGAGCTGAGCGCCAGCGACCGGGTCGTGTATTCCCAAGGGGTGAATGTCTTCCCGGGCAAGGGCGCCAGGGTGCTGGTCGATCGCGTGCTGCCGTATTTCAAGCGTACCGACCTGACCTTTTCCTCGCATTTTCAGACTCCGCCGCAGGCCGAGCCGGACCGCTTCCCGGCCGTCGTCTCGGGGAAGGGATTTGTATATTTCGCCGACCCGATTTTCCGCGAGTACCGGCAGACCGGCAATCAGGCCGCCCGCGACGTCTGGCGCCGCATCATCCGCGACTTCGTCGGCGACCCACTCGTGGGTGCAGGTCTCCCGAGCACCATGCTTTGCATCCCGCGCCGCCGCGGCCGCGATCTGATCCTCACGCTCTTGCATTATGTGCCCGTGCGCAAAGCCCTCGAGATCGACGTGTGCGAGGAGCGCATGAGCTTCGCCGGCGAGTCGCTTGCCTTTTCCTCCAGCGTAAAGGAAGTCCGTCGGTTCGATACCGGTGAGACTCTCGAGCGCTCCGCGGACGGCAAGTGCTTCACCTTGCC